The following proteins come from a genomic window of Falco rusticolus isolate bFalRus1 chromosome 9, bFalRus1.pri, whole genome shotgun sequence:
- the C9H10orf105 gene encoding uncharacterized protein C10orf105 homolog, giving the protein MSTEDASNGTSPTPPLLGLLVSTTELVPPSPASLAMAGPLPVIVALVCIFLLLATFLIFVTLCKPAALDQSRSGLHECMPHHPADASEPQLRLWKRLGSLRCSINTFRRSRPVSQRQLACPKSSPASQDWDIMESTKM; this is encoded by the coding sequence ATGAGCACAGAGGATGCCAGCAACGGGACCTCTCCCACCCCGCCTCTCCTTGGGCTTCTGGTTTCTACCACTGAGctggtcccccccagccctgcatccctTGCGATGGCAGGTCCGCTGCCTGTCATCGTTGCGCTCGTctgcatcttcctcctcctggcaaCCTTCCTCATCTTTGTCACCCTCTGCAAGCCAGCAGCACTGGACCAGTCCCGCTCTGGGCTCCATGAGTGCATGCCCCATCACCCGGCAGATGCCAGTGAGCCCCAGCTGAGGCTCTGGAAACGGCTGGGTTCCCTTCGATGCTCCATCAACACCTTCAGGAGGAGTCGGCCAGTGTCCCAGAGACAGCTCGCCTGCCCCAAGAGCTCCCCTGCCAGCCAGGACTGGGACATCATGGAGTCTACCAAAATGTGA